A region from the Neurospora crassa OR74A linkage group V, whole genome shotgun sequence genome encodes:
- a CDS encoding erythromycin esterase has product MHFSRQSTPQPPASPLELLRRHVHPFPSLSEALDDPKKDIFRYFDSFSSAKVLLIGDASHGTSEFYAFRAALTRYMIEHHSYNIVACEADWPDAESIDRYVRRRPGPGPRATIESEAEARRAGREPSFMRFPRWMWRNKETHDFVEWLRCWNKGKDMKKEATGFYGLDLYSMGASMRAVIAYLEEVDKDMAETAKRCYSRLLDWSEDPHEYGLETLVSGGKGFKGYEEDVVQVLQNLLSKRLEYERAKWDGEEFHGGEQNARLVKDAEHYYRAMYYARDESWNLRDTHMFETLQRILDHRGSHSKAIVWAHNSHIGDARATSMSWSADELNVGQLCKEAYGKKALAIGCLGYTGKVAAAKRWDGDMSVMHVKPALPNSYERLMHDTGIKNFVLDLRTKHCDKALREALVEKRLERFIGVIYAPATERQSHYSFAVLPEQLDGIAYFDETEEVGALEVHQPPGPLEFDETWPFGL; this is encoded by the exons ATGCACTTCTCCAGACAGTCGACACCTCAGCCTCCCGCATCACCACTTGAGCTTCTCCGAAGACATGTCCATCCTTTTCCCTCGCTCTCCGAAGCCCTAGACGACCCCAAGAAGGACATTTTTCGATACTTCGACTCCTTCAGCTCCGCCAAGGTATTGCTAATTGGCGATGCGTCTCACGGCACTTCCGAGTTCTACGCGTTCCGCGCCGCGCTCACACGCTACATGATCGAACACCATAGCTACAATATAGTCGCCTGCGAAGCCGATTGGCCTGACGCCGAGTCCATTGACCGATATGTCCGTCGGCGCCCAGGGCCGGGCCCACGAGCAACGATCGAGTCCGAAGCCGAAGCGCGGCGCGCAGGGAGAGAACCGAGCTTCATGCGGTTCCCACGGTGGATGTGGCGGAACAAGGAAACGCATGACTTTGTCGAGTGGCTGAGGTGTTGGAACAAAGGGAAAGatatgaagaaggaggcgacTGGATTCTACGGGCTGGATCTGTACAGCATGGGCGCATCCATGCGGGCCGTCATTGCTTATTTGGAAGAGGTGGACAAGGACATGGCGGAGACCGCAAAACGGTGCTACTCTAGGCTGCTTGACTGGTCTGAAGATCCGCACGAATACGGACTGGAGACGCTGGTATCCGGGGGAAAGGGTTTCAAAGGTTATGAGGAAGATGTGGTCCAGGTGCTGCAGAATTTGCTAAGTAAACGGCTCGAGTACGAACGGGCAAAGTGGGATGGAGAGGAATTTCACGGAGGAGAACAGAATGCGAGATTGGTAAAAG ATGCCGAACACTACTATAGAGCCATGTATTACGCACGCGATGAATCCTGGAATCTCCGCGATACACACATGTTCGAAACCCTCCAGCGCATCCTCGACCATCGCGGCTCCCACTCAAAGGCAATTGTGTGGGCGCACAACAGCCACATTGGAGATGCCCGCGCTACGAGTATGAGCTGGTCCGCGGATGAACTCAACGTGGGACAGCTGTGCAAGGAGGCTTATGGTAAGAAGGCTTTGGCCATCGGCTGCCTGGGATACACGGGTAaggttgccgccgccaaacGTTGGGATGGAGACATGAGTGTTATGCATGTCAAACCAGCCTTGCCCAACAGTTATGAGAGGCTGATGCATGATACCGGTATCAAAAACTTTGTGCTAGACCTGAGGACAAAGCACTGCGACAAGGCGTTGAGGGAAGCTTTGGTGGAGAAAAGACTGGAGAGGTTCATTGGGGTCATCTATGCTCCCGCGACGGAGCGACAGTCACATTACTCGTTTGCTGTATTGCCTGAGCAGCTTGATGGCATTGCTTACTTTGATGAGACTGAAGAGGTGGGTGCGTTGGAGGTTCATCAACCTCCTGGGCCGCTTGAGTTTGATGAGACATGGCCTTTCGGGTTATGA
- a CDS encoding lipid binding protein, with translation MKLAFGLVIFGQLARLAYAASLVRLPNQHVLAGELDNGDQQAAKLPHEVRKALKKAEIIPTVMDDFVPTLDLKVKWSHGIKASLGNTLKPKDLQDPPSIRLKDLVASTACLRHSSTSLVIVITDPDAPSRDDPKWSEFCHWIAVGPLVTADCPISDEQTQIHGCCSSDSLGTLEDIVSYTPPAPPEKTGKHRYVILALAPVNGTSEKLHLSKPKERKRWGYDKAVHGKTHGVREWAVENGLVPFAANFIYAQNKKQ, from the exons ATGAAGTTGGCGTTTGGTCTTGTTATCTTTGGCCAGCTCGCCAGGTTGGCTTATGCTGCGAGCTTGGTCCGCCTCCCAAATCAACATGTTTTGGCTGGTGAGCTCGACAATGGAGACCAGCAAGCAGCCAAACTTCCGCATGAAGTCAGAAAGGC ATTGAAGAAAGCAGAGATCATTCCAACTG TCATGGATGACTTCGTTCCTACCTTGGACTTAAAAGTCAAATGGTCCCATGGTATCAAAGCGTCTTTGGGTAATACTCTCAAGCCAAAAGACCTTCAGGATCCCCCCTCCATTCGTCTCAAGGACTTGGTGGCGTCTACAGCATGCCTTCGTCACTCTAGCACAAGTCTCGTGATTGTCATTACCGATCCCGATGCCCCGTCCCGCGATGACCCCAAATGGTCTGAGTTCTGCCACTGGATTGCTGTTGGACCGCTCGTAACGGCCGATTGTCCCATCAGCGACGAACAAACCCAAATCCATGGATGTTGTTCGTCCGATTCACTCGGTACCTTGGAGGATATCGTGTCTTATACACCCCCGGCTCCGCCCGAAAAGACCGGAAAGCACAGATATGTCATCTTGGCCCTCGCGCCGGTCAATGGAACGAGCGAGAAGCTGCATTTGTCGAAACCCAAGGAGAGAAAGCGCTGGGGATACGACAAAGCGGTGCACGGCAAGACGCATGGTGTAAGAGAATGGGCAGTTGAGAATGGACTGGTACCCTTTG CGGCGAACTTCATCTATGCGCAAAATAAGAAACAGTGA
- a CDS encoding DUF858 domain-containing protein, with translation MSDPNNVFTQLSGSTPADASISKEHGLAYWESVSADENGMLGGIPTFAGFANTSKIDLQGSRNFLAKFGIGSKPGLRRCKRILEGGAGVGRITEGLLTDLLVVDENEGGKGPGKVDVVEPIAKFTAKLQGKKGVGKVYVMGLEEWVPEVGEGENKYDLVWTQWCVGHLTDEQLVAYLQRCKSALAEDGLIVIKENTTVLGNDEFDKEDSSVTRGEATFQKVFQKAGLKVVKAEFQKGFPQTRTMKLLPVRMYALKP, from the exons ATGTCAGACCCGAACAATGTCTTCACCCAGCTTTCCGGCTCCACCCCCGCCGAcgcctccatctccaaaGAGCACGGTCTCGCTTACTGGGAATCCGTCAGCGCCGACGAGAACGGCATGCTAGGCGGGATCCCGACCTTCGCCGGCTTCGCCAACACGTCCAAGATCGACCTGCAGGGCTCTCGCAATTTCCTAGCCAAGTTCGGCATTGGTTCTAAGCCAGGCTTGCGCAGGTGCAAGCGCATCCTAGAGGGCGGGGCAGGCGTGGGAAGGATCACGGAGGGCTTGTTGACTgatttgttggtggtggatgagaaCGAGGGAGGGAAAGGACCTGGGAAGGTGGATGTGGTTGAGCCAATTGCCAAGTTTACGGCCAAGTTGCagggaaaaaagggggtGGGGAAGGTGTACGTGATGGGGTTGGAGGAGTGGGTGCCTGAGGTCGGGGAGGGGGAGAATAAGTATGATTTGGTGTGGACGCAGTGGTGCGTGGGACATTTGACGGATGAGCAGCTGGTGGCGTATTTGCAAAGGTGCAAGAGCGCACTGGCTGAGGATGGGTTGATTGTGATCAAGGAGAACACGACGGTGTTGGGGAATGATGAGTTTGACAAGGAGGATAGTAGTGTTACGAG AGGCGAGGCGACATTCCAGAAAGTCTTCCAAAAGGCTGGTTTGAAGGTTGTCAAGGCCGAGTTCCAGAAGGGCTTCCCCCAGACGAGGACCATGAAGCTCCTGCCGGTACGGATGTACGCTCTGAAGCCTTGA
- a CDS encoding tRNA-splicing endonuclease subunit SEN2, whose product MAENMTIATMAQPSESPSKSGEEAPASTNPAATSAPPRPPRVPYHQIYKLPAPIRTFPLPTFYPSNPLSLFHLAVAWLRQVLLPPPAEPSVIHEGIWDPDTRSVHVKDPKSIRALWEQGFYGKGSLSRSEPNWFKRELSRRGLDGTTVSEERTASRREERRQVKWERAKAELEAIEKQKHEEAKLNSETVNAAIPEPPAAEIEPEPEVLLSSLPDHVLSATSTIPLSRAAPTNEFVPKTVAHGHVEPKPPVGPLELLALPNSYALVRGEELALSQPEPAPTEENVRKELKAPVGPIELLALPNSLVDLVALSVVSVLSEDAGVDEDESSTEDQLEASALTNDEPETSATEANDSTSSSSPPHTDGLPDSQPTQENVPATPERRKSVRFSSTVESTTFQHTDAASEVKNNNGSSDVEVFSSFVSAVEKPVILNVEPTVISQELVDKEHFQLAPEEAFFLTFGLGALRVVDPVTEAPISNEQLLIKLRANSYFPPRSVDNLSPEDPFLVQYAVYHHFRSLGWVPRHGIKFGVDWIIYQRGPVFDHSEFGIMVVPSFSDPRWSEFEHEESKKTWSWLMGVNRVLSHVLKSLVLVYVDVPPPPVFDEEMKKGGIAAALKKFTIREVMVRRFSVNRNR is encoded by the coding sequence ATGGCTGAAAATATGACCATTGCTACAATGGCGCAACCTAGCGAATCACCGAGTAAATCTGGGGAGGAGGCTCCTGCGAGCACTAACCCCGCGGCAACATCTGCGCCGCCTCGACCCCCCAGAGTTCCCTACCATCAGATCTACAAGCTCCCTGCGCCAATCCGTACTTTCCCGCTGCCCACCTTCTACCCCAGCAAccccctttctctctttcacCTTGCTGTCGCGTGGTTGAGACAAGTGCTATTGCCTCCGCCCGCCGAACCGTCAGTGATACATGAGGGAATCTGGGATCCCGATACTCGCTCCGTACACGTGAAGGATCCTAAGTCTATCCGCGCTCTGTGGGAACAGGGCTTCTATGGAAAAGGAAGCTTGAGTCGTAGTGAACCCAACTGGTTCAAGAGGGAGCTTAGCCGCCGCGGCCTTGACGGTACAACGGTTAGCGAAGAACGCACCGCGTCGCGCCGTGAAGAACGCCGGCAGGTTAAATGGGAAAGAGCAAAGGCTGAGCTGGAGGCCATCGAGAAGCAAAAGCACGAGGAAGCCAAGCTGAACAGTGAAACTGTAAATGCTGCTATCCCAGAGCCTCCTGCCGCCGAGATTGAGCCCGAGCCTGAAGTtctcctttcctctcttcctgATCATGTCCTTTCTGCCACATCAACCATCCCGCTATCACGGGCTGCGCCTACGAACGAGTTTGTTCCCAAGACAGTAGCACATGGACATGTCGAGCCGAAGCCACCGGTTGGCCCCCTGGAGCTGCTTGCGCTGCCAAACTCCTATGCCCTTGTCCGTGGCGAGGAACTCGCGCTATCGCAACCTGAGCCGGCACCCACCGAAGAGAATGTGCGCAAAGAACTCAAGGCGCCTGTTGGTCCCATCGAGTTGTTGGCTCTCCCTAACTCTCTGGTCGATCTTGTTGCACTATCAGTCGTATCCGTCTTGAGCGAGGATGCCGGtgttgatgaagatgagtCTTCTACAGAGGACCAGTTGGAGGCAAGTGCCTTGACCAACGACGAACCCGAGACCAGCGCCACCGAAGCCAATGATAgcacctcttcctcgtcccctCCTCATACAGACGGACTGCCCGACAGCCAGCCAACACAGGAAAACGTCCCCGCCACTCctgaaaggaggaagagtgtTCGCTTCTCTTCCACCGTCGAGTCTACCACCTTCCAGCACACCGATGCAGCCTCTGAagtcaagaacaacaacgGGTCTTCTGACGTTGAagtcttctcctcttttgtCTCCGCCGTCGAAAAACCTGTCATCCTCAATGTCGAACCTACCGTAATCTCTCAAGAGTTGGTTGACAAGGAGCACTTCCAACTGGCTCCTGAAGAGGCCTTTTTCTTGACCTTTGGCCTCGGCGCTCTCCGCGTTGTCGACCCAGTTACCGAGGCTCCCATCTCAAACGAACAGCTTCTCATCAAGCTTCGTGCCAACTCTTACTTCCCTCCTCGATCCGTCGATAACCTGAGCCCTGAGGATCCCTTCCTTGTCCAGTATGCCGTCTATCACCATTTCCGCTCTCTTGGCTGGGTCCCCCGTCACGGTATCAAGTTTGGCGTCGATTGGATCATCTACCAACGCGGCCCGGTTTTTGATCACTCTGAGTTCGGTATCATGGTAGTACCGTCATTCTCCGATCCTCGCTGGAGCGAGTTCGAGCACGAGGAGTCCAAGAAAACCTGGTCTTGGTTGATGGGCGTCAACCGTGTGTTGTCCCATGTGCTCAAGAGCTTGGTACTCGTCTATGTCGACGTGCCGCCCCCTCCAGTGTTTGATGAGGAAATGAAGAAGGGTGGTATTGCGGCTGCGCTCAAGAAGTTTACGATTCGTGAGGTTATGGTCAGGCGGTTCTCCGTCAACCGCAACAGGTAG
- a CDS encoding ceramide glucosyltransferase: MSINIVQGAALVCLGWSCTVFLLQLVGITKLYRNHTTPLPPPASPSLPENEVPHVTVVRPVKGVEVGLYECLASTFRLAYPKSKLSIRLCVDSKSDPAYPVLCQLVVDFPNFDAQVLVEEEDPILHGSAGHVNNLGPNPKIRNISRAYREAKGDVIWIVDCNVWVAKNAAGRMVDKLFGFQPNSGGGVDRTTPYKFVHQLPLVVDLDNSSSGASAVNKSSSTEGQSLLPSTVPKDNQNRNQGLLAHGGRLEEMFMSTTHAKFYGAINAVGVAPCIVGKSNMFRKSHLDAFTTVSSNPLLHSSDSTRGTGIDFFSSYICEDHLIGDLIWRSSFPGSVGYKNHGLVFGEVAVQPMAGMSVAAYIARRVRWLRVRKWTVLAATLVEPGVESLVCCAYFAFAVTTLPWFNSTFGVPQTWSAMATLWFGAVTIWMSIDRWLTSKLFRLHSLDVDENTPFFARGTARTGGTTQRPFREWIAAWLGREFLALPIWTTAVLLGTTVKWRGRQFKVRMDMSVVEVDDRKSRADVIGGSKPRPRMAGSPDSKDRVD, encoded by the exons ATGTCTATAAACATTGTCCAAGGCGCGGCCTTGGTTTGTCTTGGCTGGAGCTGTACTGTCTTTCTCCTCCAACTTGTCGGCATCACCAAGCT TTACCgcaaccacaccacacctctccctcctcccgcaTCGCCTTCATTGCCCGAGAATGAAGTCCCCCACGTTACCGTTGTCCGCCCTGTCAAGGGCGTAGAGGTTGGCCTGTACGAATGCCTCGCCTCGACCTTCCGGCTCGCCTACCCCAAGTCCAAGCTCTCGATCCGTCTCTGCGTCGATTCCAAGAGCGACCCAGCCTACCCCGTCCTCTGCCAGCTCGTTGTCGATTTCCCCAATTTCGACGCGCAGGTCCTcgttgaggaagaagacccAATCCTCCACGGTAGTGCCGGCCACGTCAACAACCTGGGCCCAAACCCCAAAATCCGCAACATCAGCCGTGCATACCGCGAGGCAAAGGGCGACGTTATCTGGATCGTGGACTGCAATGTTTGGGTGGCCAAGAACGCAGCAGGGAGGATGGTTGACAAGCTCTTTGGCTTCCAACCcaacagcggcggcggcgttgacAGAACGACCCCCTACAAATTCGTCCATCAGCTCCCCCTCGTGGTAGACCTAGACAACAGCTCCTCCGGTGCCAGCGCCGTCAACAAATCATCCTCGACCGAAGGAcaatccctcctcccttccaccGTTCCCAAAGACAATCAGAACCGAAACCAAGGCCTCCTAGCCCACGGCGGCCGCCTCGAGGAAATGTTCATGTCCACCACCCACGCCAAGTTCTACGGCGCCATCAACGCCGTCGGCGTAGCCCCTTGCATTGTCGGCAAGTCCAACATGTTCCGCAAGTCGCATCTCGACGCCTTCACCACCGTCTCCTCCAACCCTCTTCTCCACTCTTCGGACTCGACCCGCGGCACCGGTATcgatttcttttcctcgtaCATTTGTGAAGACCACCTGATCGGCGATCTAATCTGGCGCTCCTCCTTCCCCGGCTCGGTAGGGTACAAAAACCACGGCCTCGTCTTTGGCGAAGTGGCCGTCCAACCCATGGCAGGCATGTCCGTCGCCGCGTACATTGCGAGGCGCGTGCGGTGGCTGCGCGTGAGAAAGTGGACGGTTTTGGCTGCAACGCTGGTGGAGCCGGGCGTGGAGAGTCTGGTGTGTTGTGCGTATTTTGCTTTTGCGGTGACTACGCTGCCGTGGTTCAACAGCACGTTTGGCGTGCCACAGACGTGGAGCGCCATGGCTACCTTGTGGTTTGGGGCCGTGACGATCTGGATGTCGATTGATAGGTGGTTGACCAGCAAGCTGTTCCGGTTGCATAGTTTGGATGTGGATGAGAATACACCCTTCTTCGCCAGGGGCACGGCAAGGACAGGGGGAACAACACAGAGACCATTTAGGGAGTGGATTGCCGCGTGGTTAGGAAGAGAGTTTCTGGCACTGCCTATTTGGACCACGGCCGTATTGCTGGGCACAACGGTCAAGTGGAGGGGAAGACAGTTCAAGGTTCGGATGGATATGAgcgtggtggaggtggatgaTAGGAAGAGCCGGGCTGATGTTATCGGCGGGAGCAAGCCCAGACCGAGGATGGCTGGCTCGCCGGATAGTAAAGACCGCGTAGATTAA
- a CDS encoding lanosterol synthase, with translation MMARKQATEAPAVSNGSPKKRSSADSDNHNVKRPRLQESTDKARWRLSSEGGRHTWHYLEDDEAAKEWPQSYADKYFLGMPLELPELPKATNPLDAVRNGLTFFEKLQLPEGHWGCEYGGPMFLLPGVVIARYVTKNPVPWYYATEIKNYLFARANPVDGGWGLHIEGESTMLGTTLNYTTLRLVGVEADHPVMVKARATMHKMGGAIYAPHWAKFWLTVLGIMKWDIVNPVPPELWLLPDWVPIAPWRWWIHMRQVFLPMSYLWSKKWQAEETDLIRELRNELFVEDWNKIDWAGNRNTIHPNDNYHPKTAFLNTVNWLLVNIWNPVFRTKYLVEKAEAWASELIDMEDENTDYSDLAPVNAAMNTVCCYVRDGPGAYSVRRHVERLDEVLWVNAEGMLCNGTNGVQCWDTAFAIQAIMDAGLTEDPRWRPMLIKSLEFLEDQQIRENVKDQDKCYRHPRKGAWAFSNKDQGYAVSDCVSEALKSVIILQKTPGFPTLIDDQRIFDAVDTMLTYQNPSGACSSYETPRAGQWMEVLNAAEVFGNIMVEYEYPECTTAVLTTLSLFKKHWPNHRTAEIDNFITRAVKWIKSNQKPHGGWYGNWGICFTYATMFALESLASVGETYENSRYAKKGCDFLVAKQREDGGWSESYKACETGEYVEHPTGSQVVMTAWALVGLIKAKYPNNDPIKKGIKLIMDRQQPNGEWRQEAIEGVFNKSCMISYPNYKFSFPLKALGLFATRYPDEKVV, from the exons ATGATGGCCAGGAAGCAGGCCACTGAAGCCCCGGCGGTCTCAAACGGATCACCCAAGAAACGGTCCAGCGCCGACAGCGATAATCACAATGTCAAACGGCCTCGGCTACAGGAGAGCACCGATAAGGCGCGTTGGCGTTTGAGCAGTGAGGGCGGCCGACACACATGGCACTATctcgaggacgacgaggctGCAAAAGAATGGCCGCAGTCATATGCTGACAAGTACTTCCTGGGAATGCCTCTG GAGCTCCCCGAACTTCCCAAGGCGACGAACCCCCTCGATGCGGTACGAAACGGCCTTACTTTCTTCGAAAAGCTCCAGCTCCCCGAGGGCCATTGGGGTTGCGAGTACGGCGGTCCCatgttcctcctccccggTGTTGTCATCGCTCGCTACGTCACCAAGAACCCAGTCCCTTGGTACTATGCTACCGAGATCAAGAACTACCTGTTTGCGCGAGCGAACCCCGTCGACGGCGGATGGGGGCTACACATTGAAGGCGAGAGCACCATGTTGGGTACGACGCTGAACTATACGACGTTGCGCCTTGTGGGTGTGGAGGCAGACCATCCGGTCATGGTGAAAGCGCGAGCAACAATGCATAAGATGGGAGGTGCTATTTACGCGCCACACTGGGCCAAATTTTGGCTCACGGTATTGGGCATTATGAAATGGGACATCGTAAACCCTGTCCCGCCCGAGCTTTGGCTTCTCCCCGACTGGGTGCCGATTGCGccgtggagatggtggattCATATGCGCCAGGTCTTCCTGCCTATGAGTTACCTATGGTCCAAGAAGTGGCAGGCGGAGGAGACGGACTTGATTCGGGAGTTGCGCAATGAATTGTTCGTGGAGGACTGGAACAAGATTGATTGGGCTGGAAACCGCAACACCATTCATCCCAACGACAACTACCACCCAAAAACCGCCTTCCTCAACACCGTCAACTGGCTTCTTGTAAACATCTGGAATCCCGTCTTCCGAACCAAGTACTTGGTAGAGAAGGCAGAGGCATGGGCGTCGGAGCTCATCGACATGGAGGACGAAAACACGGATTATTCTGACCTAGCCCCGGTCAACGCCGCGATGAATACCGTTTGCTGTTATGTTCGGGACGGACCTGGGGCCTACTCTGTACGAAGGCATGTGGAAAGGCTGGATGAGGTACTCTGGGTCAACGCCGAGGGTATGCTCTGCAATGGCACAAACGGCGTGCAATGCTGGGACACTGCCTTTGCAATCCAGGCTATCATGGACGCCGGCCTGACTGAAGACCCACGCTGGAGGCCGATGCTTATCAAGTCATTGGAATTCCTGGAGGACCAGCAGATTCGAGAAAACGTCAAGGATCAGGATAAGTGCTATCGCCATCCCCGCAAGGGTGCTTGGGCATTTAGCAACAAGGACCAAGGGTATGCAGTCAGCGATTGTGTCTCTGAAGCGTTGAAGTCCGTCATCATCCTGCAAAAGACGCCAGGCTTCCCTACTCTGATTGATGACCAGCGTATTTTTGACGCCGTTGACACAATGCTTACCTACCAAAACCCATCTGGCGCCTGCTCATCCTACGAGACTCCGCGCGCCGGCCAGTGGATGGAGGTTTTGAATGCCGCGGAAGTGTTCGGCAACATCATGGTCGAATATGAATATCCCGAATGCACCACGGCCGTTCTCACTACACTCTCGCTTTTCAAGAAACACTGGCCCAATCATCGCACAGCCGAGATTGACAACTTCATCACCCGCGCTGTCAAGTGGATTAAGAGCAATCAGAAGCCTCATGGTGGTTGGTATGGCAATTGGGGCATTTGCTTCACGTACGCCACTATGTTTGCTTTGGAGAGTTTGGCCAGCGTTGGTGAAACGTATGAGAACAGCAGATATGCCAAGAAGGGATGTGATTTCCTCGTCGCCAAGCAGAGGGAGGACGGTGGTTGGTCTGAGAGCTACAAG GCATGTGAGACGGGCGAGTACGTTGAGCATCCAACTGGATCCCAAGTGGTCATGACCGCCTGGGCCCTTGTTGGGTTGATCAAGGCCAAATATCCCAATAACGACCCGATCAAGAAGGGCATCAAGTTGATCATGGACCGTCAGCAGCCTAACGGAGAGTGGCGGCAAGAGGCTATCGAGGGTGTCTTCAACAAGAGCTGCATGATTTCTTACCCGAACTACAAGTTCAGCTTTCCGTTGAAGGCACTGGGCTTGTTTGCCACACGGTATCCGGACGAGAAGGTCGTTTGA
- the spo11 gene encoding meiosis-specific topoisomerase Spo11, whose protein sequence is MYFCPIRNQYLHPPSQPTATNSHERPSRPLEQLSPVRASSARVPHNIVIVPQSHSSDNALTKIEALFETIVDAISVGSPITIPYRRSTNAQVFDPTASASNPRDGRHMDSVRFPGRNPQELRRFEALFRIIEISHEALLSGTLVTKRNIYYQNMELFRSQSVVDDMVDNLAFTLGVGRNDLNIVATAKGLVAGQVELIMRGGSKIDCAESSDSGVLLPSISAVGKIDFQSVKWLLVIEKEATFRTLSASRYYTVSRAGSGILVTGKGYPDLATRKFLAAIHSVRPRLLMFALVDFDPHGISVLRTYQYGSQRLDHEERTKVFGLRWLGIRSSDVLLNTVMTQDCSANSQGSQSSQDLSSQESIAYSVDAFEDERPAKRPRSRRTKSHPSDYTASLSERDREKAVSVLRDICGTARLDATEREHKLELQRMLMLNIKAEIQAVDDFGDITNWLDERLLKHSMDVNSH, encoded by the exons ATGTATTTTTGTCCGATACGCAACCAGTACCTGCATCCACCTTCTCAACCCACGGCTACCAACTCCCATGAACGGCCCTCTCGTCCTCTAGAGCAGCTTTCTCCGGTAAGAGCTAGCAGTGCTAGAGTACCTCACAACATCGTGATCGTACCACAGAGCCACTCTAGCGATAATGCCCTCACAAAGATCGAGGCCTTGTTCGAGACCATTGTGGATGCTATCAGTGTCGGAAGTCCCATTACCATACCATATCGGCGGTCGACTAACGCGCAAGTATTCGACCCGACTGCCTCTGCCTCAAATCCAAGGGATGGGCGGCACATGGATTCCGTACGCTTTCCGGGACGCAACCCGCAAGAGCTCCGAAGATTTG AAGCCTTGTTCCGCATCATCGAGATTTCTCACGAAGCACTCCTGTCTGGAACTCTAGTCACAAAGAG GAACATTTACTACCAAAACATGGAATTATTCAGGTCACAGAGCGTGGTGGATGACATGGTGGACAATCTTGCATTCACACTTGGAGTGGGACGTAATGATTTGAATATT GTCGCCACCGCAAAGGGCCTCGTTGCTGGCCAGGTAGAACTCATCATGCGTGGCGGTTCCAAGATCGATTGTGCCGAGTCTTCCGATAGT GGTGTTTTGTTGCCATCAATTAGCGCAGTTGGGAAGATCGACTTTCAGTCCGTCAAATGGCTGCTGGTCATTGAAAAGGAG GCCACCTTTCGAACACTCTCCGCTTCGCGCTACTATACAGTCTCTCGAGCAGGAAGTGGTATCTTGGTGACT GGAAAGGGATATCCCGACCTTGCTACACGAAAGTTCCTCGCCGCCATCCACTCGGTTCGACCGCGTTTACTCATGTTTGCCCTGGTCGACTTCGATCCCCATGGGATCTCTGTTCTACGGACTTACCAATATGGCAGCCAACGTCTGGACCACGAGGAGCGCACCAAGGTGTTTGGATTAAGATGGCTCGGAATTCGCAGCAGCGATGTCCTCTTAAACACAGTGATGACGCAAGATTGCTCCGCCAACAGTCAGGGAAGTCAATCGAGCCAAGACCTCTCAAGTCAGGAATCAATAGCTTATTCTGTGGATG CATTCGAAGATGAACGTCCGGCGAAGAGGCCAAGAAGTCGAAGAACGAAAAGCCATCCAAGCGACTACACAGCGTCACTCAGCGAAAGGGACAGGGAGAAAGCCGTCAGCGTTTTGCGAGACATATGCGGTACGGCGAGACTAGACGCTACAGAGCGGGAGCACAAGCTTGAATTGCAGAGAATGTTGATGCTCAACATCAAGGCGGAGATACAGGCGGTCGACGATTTTGGCGATATTACGAACTGGCTGGATGAACGACTGTTGAAACACAGCATGGATGTGAACTCGCACTGA